Sequence from the Prunus persica cultivar Lovell chromosome G5, Prunus_persica_NCBIv2, whole genome shotgun sequence genome:
TGGTTGAAGAGGAAGCTCACAGCATGaccttttctttgtctttgatATTCATGATTGCTCACTGTCTTAGCATTTTAGAACCTGCAATTACTTACAACcccaaaaacatatatatgttttgttcATATTCATTCTAGGTTTAATGAAGataagcatatatataaaggacTTGCACTGCATAGATAGAGGTTTCACATCtcccacatatatatatttctaagATTTAATTCCAGAAAGACATTCATGGTATTCACAGTTTTCACAccgaaaatataaaaactctctctctctctctctctctctctctctctctctctctctctctctctctctctctctctctctctcactcaatCATTATCAGAAACACAACACATCATCACTCTCTCCTGAGGTTTTCACAAGAGTTCATAGCTAGGCGGCCAAGTAGGTGATCACATCTAGATATTCAAGGACCTCTACCTCCACCTTTACGTGGTTCATGCCCTGGATTGGCCCCTGGCTCCTGATAATCCAGCATTGCATCAAGTGCAAGAAGCAGCTTTCTCCCTTTCATCATCTCAATAATATTCACCTACATATATAGATCAATAAGCAGaagtttaattatttaattcatCTAAAATCACTAAGAAACTTCTACATAGTTTGTATATAGCTTTACCTCATGACCACTTGAGTAGGTGAGCTCCATGCCATCCTTGAAGTTGTCAGCTCTACCTGTaaatcaaaaaagaagaagagggtttGGTTCATTTTTCCTACCTCAGCTGCAGAAAAACTGGAACTAAAGAGATTTGCATGCTCAAACCACTTCTTACCTGAAATTGGCAAATCAAAGAGCAGGAAGAGGATGATGAAAATCTTGACTTGAGGAAGCATCTTGGctaggtttttttaattttctttccctAGCTTACTGCTGTTGTATGAGTTTCAGTGTTTGGAGGAGAAGCCCTATGGCCTGCTTTTTATGGTGAGTGGGAGGAAATGGAGCCAAAAGAGGAAGTCATGATGAGCcttgcacaaaagccttgtgACATGATTGTGAAAATTACAATACCCCATTAATATTATCCCCCACCTCAAAGTCAACTGCACTTAAATTCCTTAACATCAAAAGCTTTTGTATCTCCTTTTATGTGTCACAAGAACAAGCATTAAGTGTGGAAATGTGACAGACAAATACAACGTAGCTTGTGGGTTTTGTTCACCTTTTAGAATTCACTTCCCTTTTGATCTATCTAACTA
This genomic interval carries:
- the LOC109949217 gene encoding uncharacterized protein LOC109949217, which codes for MLPQVKIFIILFLLFDLPISGRADNFKDGMELTYSSGHEVNIIEMMKGRKLLLALDAMLDYQEPGANPGHEPRKGGGRGP